In the Colletotrichum higginsianum IMI 349063 chromosome 7 map unlocalized unitig_7, whole genome shotgun sequence genome, one interval contains:
- a CDS encoding 3-hydroxyphenylacetate 6 hydroxylase → MNTTADTVERFLDYYVFKVLKLFVPIVIFLVVVYLIQTEIIRYRRRIKNLAGPCGWPIVGNLFQPNQVPAETYRQWAEKYGPVFQIQLGNTTGVVVNSVESAKQLFLGQRHAMNSRPTFYVFHSKVSKAVTSIGTSPWDDSCKRRRKLAAGALNRPRVESYAPILNLEAREFLKDLYSLCHDGSVEIDFRPAVRRFALNLSLTLNYGTRVSNVKSLEDDPLLAEIIYVESEISKFRDTGKNYANYIPLLRYWEPVADLIGLGSTPTNHAADIGRRRLEYNDVLLKRLKEEVARGEDKPCIQGAVLKDPESATLTREELISVSLSMMAGADSNQPTLAWAILLLAHRPDIQEKAFAAVENAGVLKQASNNYASTKVDYVDALTKEISRYFVVLKLALPKATYTDVTWGAATIPANTLVFLNSWAYPELFTQPDVFAPERWLPDAPDQYAHQFAFGMGGRMCVASHLAHNALYTVFLHLIARFHILPADGENPDEIDPLKGLKGIAVKGLIAVVTGGGTGIGLMIAQGLEANGAIVYIIGRRKEALEKAASTAKHGNIHAIQGDITQKSDLDRAVAEIKQAHGYVNVVIANSGISGPALKGLPPNPTIAQYRDFVFGWDQKDFTETFAVNTTGVFFTVAAFLELLDEGNKRGNFKQRSQVIATSSIGAYNRQPMGFAYGASKAAVVHMFKQLSTVLVPFNIRANVIAPGWPENPSTVTDLNVPVYPSEMTTGMLEQHKDGWPKSFIPEERAGDLEDMAGAVLFLVSRAGAYTNGNVLVTDGGRLGVVPSSY, encoded by the exons ATGAACACTACAGCAGACACGGTCGAGCGGTTCCTGGACTATTACGTCTTCAAAGTGCTCAAACTTTTCGTTCCTATTGTTATCTTTCTTGTCGTTGTCTATCTGATACAAACCGAGATCATTCGATACCGCCGAAGAATCAAGAATCTTGCTGGCCCCTGTGGATGGCCCATTGTCGGCAACCTGTTTCAA CCGAATCAAGTGCCGGCAGAGACTTACCGACAATGGGCGGAAAAATACGGACCAGTATTTCAGATCCAGCTCGGAAACACTACAGGTGTCGTTGTCAACTCTGTGGAATCAGCAAAGCAACTTTTCCTCGGCCAAAGACACGCGATGAACTCCCGACCGACCTTTTACGTTTTCCATAGTAAAGTCAGCAAGGCCGTTACCAGCATCGGCACCAGCCCCTGGGACGACTCCTGCAAGAGGCGTCGCAAACTCGCGGCTGGTGCTTTGAACCGTCCACGAGTCGAGAGTTACGCGCCCATTCTGAATCTTGAGGCGCGGGAGTTTCTCAAGGACTTGTACTCCTTGTGTCATGACGGCTCCGTTGAGATCGACTTCCGACCGGCGGTGCGGCGATTTGCACTCAACCTGAGTCTGACCTTGAACTACGGCACTAGGGTTTCCAATGTCAAGTCTCTAGAAGATGATCCGCTTTTGGCAGAAATCATCTACGTCGAGTCTGAGATCTCCAAGTTTCGCGACACAGGAAAGAATTATGCAAATTACATCCCTTTGCTCCGGTACTGGGAGCCGGTCGCCGACTTGATTGGTCTAGGCTCGACACCGACGAACCATGCAGCGGACATTGGCCGTCGAAGGCTGGAGTACAATGATGTTCTCTTGAAGCGGCTGAAAGAGGAAGTGGCGCGAGGCGAAGACAAGCCTTGCATACAAGGTGCTGTCCTGAAAGATCCGGAGTCCGCAACATTGACTCGAGAGGAGTTAATCAGCGTCAGTTTGAGCATGATGGCT GGTGCCGATTCAAACCAGCCGACTCTGGCTTGGGCAATTCTTCTCCTTGCGCATCGCCCCGACATCCAGGAGAAAGCTTTCGCAGCTGTTGAGAATGCCGGAGTTCTCAAACAAGCATCAAATAACTATGCTTCTACCAAGGTCGACTATGTTGATGCACTGACCAAGGAGATTTCGAGATACTTTGTTGTTCTGAAGTTGGCTTTGCCAAAAGCCACCTACACGGATGTGACCTGGGGCGCTGCTACTATACCGGCGAACACCTTGGTGTTCTTGAATAGTTGGGCGT ATCCGGAACTCTTCACTCAACCCGATGTTTTCGCCCCTGAGCGATGGCTCCCAGATGCGCCGGACCAGTACGCGCATCAGTTCGCTTTCGGGATGGGCGGTCGGATGTGTGTAGCGTCTCACCTAGCTCATAATGCGCTGTACACGGTGTTTTTACACTTGATCGCGCGATTCCACATCCTTCCCGCAGACGGAGAGAATCCCGACGAGATCGATCCGTTAAAGGGTTTAAAGGGAATCGC CGTCAAGggcctcatcgccgtcgtgACCGGTGGGGGGACTG GTATCGGCCTCATGATCGCacagggcctcgaggccaaTGGTGCAATTGTGTACATTATTGGTCGCCGGAAGGAAGCTCTGGAGAAAGCAGCAAGCACCGCG AAGCATGGCAACATTCACGCCATTCAAGGCGATATCACCCAAAAGAGCGACCTCGATCGAGCCGTTGCAGAGATCAAGCAGGCTCATGGATACGTCAATGTAGTCATTGCTAATTCGGGCATCTCGGGCCCAGCCCTCAAGGGTCTACCCCCCAACCCGACGATCGCTCAGTATCGCGACTTTGTATTCGGCTGGGACCAGAAAGACTTCACGGAAACCTTCGCTGTCAACACCACCGGGGTGTTCTTCACCGTGGCGGCGttccttgagcttcttgacgaGGGTAACAAGCGCGGCAACTTCAAGCAAAGGAGTCAGGTGATTGCAACGAGCAGCATTGGCGCCTACAACCGCCAACCGATGGGGTTCGCCTACGGGGCGTCGAAGGCGGCTGTCGTACACATGTTCAAGCAATT AAGCACAGTTTTGGTTCCATTTAACATCCGCGCAAACGTGATCGCCCCGGGAT GGCCCGAGAACCCGTCCACTGTTACTGATCTCAATGTGCCAGTCTACCCGAGCGAGATGACTACAGGAATGTTGGAGCAGCACAAGGACGGTTGGCCAAAGTCATTCATCCCGGAGGAGAGAGCTGGAGACTTGGAGGACATGGCTGGCGCGGTTCTGTTCCTGGTCAGCAGAGCCGGGGCCTACACCAATGGCAACGTACTTGTTACCGATGGTGGAAGACTCGGTGTGGTGCCATCGAGCTATTGA
- a CDS encoding Cytochrome P450 52A11 has protein sequence MLFLKQLPQPPTRVACIFLILSPRLPWKPPSLHLIPYLFGLSLPTVWKKQFSMLGLLSIALLALPALILYLYSALNYRRFKQYAHFPQLKPSLAWGHLKAIDAFHRKRGEKDGQMDPAMDDMAESIGSPPVMFLDLRPLVRPMLLIRSHEIAEQVSRQSKTWPYSLPKSDTMLHLFPLLGERSIVMSYGPEWKDMRKHFNPGFAPQHLISLMPVILDKTQAFLAKLDRLVYTGEVFELEPLCTNLTFDIIGAVTMDVDLGAQLPEELQGDFIKGYKEFLLSYKQSNGVLQWWEGPRKNRQRKKLANALNTFLEDLIRRKFDDVKQNQDVSSRSILALSLRDVEILTQDIIDGTKDQLKTFMFAGHDTTSILLQWAFYELSRTPRAMKALRAELHSLFGQDLSPETVREALLTRGEEITQKMTYTSAIIKEILRLYPPAGSARLTPPGSNFHLQLPDKTSVCVDGLVLYNCATVIQRDPQVYGSTKDDFVPERWLGNTDTSMATNDDEKVGISKAGDNIIPSAAWRPFERGPRNCIGQELANIEARVILASVVGKYAFEKVGLGEATLDEKGRPILNEKGQHKSSTHLYSTRQITARPVDNMKVRVRLEEATEA, from the exons ATGCTTTTCTTGAAACAGCTTCCACAGCCTCCGACGCGTGTCGCTTGCATTTTCCTTATATTGAGCCCGCGGCTGCCCTGGAAACCACCTTCCTTACATCTAATACCGTATCTCTTTGGTTTATCCTTACCAACGGTTTGGAAAAAGCAGTTCAGCATGCTGGGCCTTTTATCTATAGCGCTGTTAGCGCTTCCGGCGCTCATACTTTACCTCTATTCGGCACTGAACTACCGTCGATTCAAGCAATATGCGCACTTTCCCCAGCTCAAGCCATCCTTGGCATGGGGTCATCTCAAGGCGATCGATGCTTTCCATAGGAAGCGTGGAGAAAAGGACGGCCAGATGG ACCCTGCCATGGACGACATGGCCGAATCAATCGGATCCCCACCTGTCATGTTCCTTGACTTGCGCCCATTAGTCCGCCCAATGCTGCTCATCAGATCCCATGAGATTGCGGAGCAGGTGTCAAGACAGTCAAAGACATGGCCTTACAGCCTGCCCAAGTCAGATACGATGCTGCATCTTTTCCCGCTCTTGGGCGAGAGATCGATCGTCATGTCCTAT GGTCCGGAATGGAAGGATATGAGAAAGCACTTCAACCCGGGATTCGCCCCTCAACATCTCATAAGCTTAATGCCAGTAATCTTGGACAAGACCCAGGCGTTCCTTGCGAAACTGGACAGACTTGTCTACACTGGAGAGGTCTTTGAGCTCGAGCCTCTGTGTACGAACCTCACTTTTGATATCATCG GCGCTGTTACCAtggacgtcgacctcggtgCTCAACTCCCAGAAGAATTACAGGGCGATTTTATCAAGGGCTACAAAGAATTTCTTCTATCCTACAAGCAAAGCAACGGCGTTCTCCAGTGGTGGGAGGGTCCTCGGAAGAACCGCCAACGAAAGAAGCTGGCCAATGCTCTCAACACGTTCTTGGAGGACCTCATTCGACGCAAGTTCGATGATGTCAAACAAAACCAGGACGTGTCAAGTCGCAGTATTCTGGCGCTGAGTTTACGGGATGTTGAAATCCTCACTCAGGACATCATTGACGGAACCAAGGACCAGCTGAAGACCTTCATGTTCGCCGGCCACGACACCACCAGCATTCTCCTCCAATGGGCCTTTTACGAGCTGTCCCGGACTCCACGCGCAATGAAGGCTCTCAGAGCCGAGCTGCATAGTCTTTTTGGTCAAGACCTGAGCCCCGAAACTGTCCGCGAAGCCCTGCTCACCAGAGGCGAAGAGATCACTCAGAAGATGACCTATACATCAGCAATCATCAAGGAAATTCTGCGCCTGTACCCACCTGCCGGCTCCGCGCGTCTTACCCCTCCTGGCTCAAACTTCCATCTCCAGCTGCCTGACAAGACCAGTGTAtgcgtcgacggccttgttCTATACAACTGCGCCACCGTCATCCAGAGAGATCCCCAGGTCTACGGGAGTACCAAGGACGACTTCGTTCCGGAGCGATGGCTCGGTAATACGGACACGTCCATGGCAACGAACGACGATGAGAAAGTAGGTATCAGTAAGGCCGGAGACAACATCATTCCCTCTGCTGCATGGAGGCCATTCGAGAGAGGGCCAAGAAACTGTATCGGGCAAGAGTTGGCCAACATCGAGGCTAGAGTTATTCTGGCCAGTGTTGTCGGTAAGTATGCCTTTGAAAAGGTTGGCCTGGGGGAGGCAACTCTAGACGAAAAGGGGAGGCCTATCCTCAACGAAAAGGGACAGCACAAGTCCAGCACGCATCTCTACAGC ACAAGGCAAATTACTGCACGACCAGTCGACAATATGAAGGTCCGTGTGAGGCTGGAAGAAGCTACAGAAGCGTGA
- a CDS encoding Peptidoglycan binding domain-containing protein, with protein sequence MEPPASTNSSDLWRSFVLGSTDFKPKSVVPPALNFSGQVPSSQIYTLEQVDELQVKKKSTVSDVCEKAHRKKIIICCDGTWQSSVSGEINIPSNVTRLARSMALTGKDEDGNTCQQVVYYSAGVGTGAGVGLFERGRQAGFGDGLDARVFEAYSFIVTNYAPNDQIYCFGFSRGAYTARSVAGLINDIGIIQPRELDDFPDLYDLYRKRTVDSFNFRKSKDFREWITGVREQGFEYLEDSPDVDDHWFKVPHNLPPEFTRIVEVVGVFDTVGALGVPGWGIFDSIDEMGIPVTAWYTKIFNQVVRFVPFAGIDSLGFHNTSLSRYIKHAFHALSLDEHQRAFTPTLWRLPGNNDQRPQPSGKPRTELAEEFRVLVRTKLGKASEKELSQAWEALIESEMAEQLTESDESKLLQVWFPGSHINIGGGNPFILWGFPYDCEQLALLSFTWMCDQISKFVRIDDGQKKDGDSEWRPSLSLADREIASRQKLIHGAKMKESLWWNRLLQPVRIGINHTWFFESSLKAVPDDADDAWANGPVIEIFEPFMKFLPFLSKYRTPGEYKKDSAGNDIGQTNEEMHPSIHYRVANHPSYRPTPLEGFLRCKNIQKPGRPWYEWKKGDIVIPEYVIKDTDFISRRLAERSRGGKEFLASLDGMK encoded by the exons ATGGAGCCGCCCGCAAGCACCAACTCTTCAGATCTTTGGCGATCTTTCGTCTTGGGATCCACCGATTTCAAGCCCAAGTCCGTCGTGCCACCTGCGTTGAACTTTTCTGGCCAAGTGCCCTCCTCGCAGATTTACACCCTCGAACAAGTTGATGAGTTGCAAGTCAAGAAAAAGTCCACTGTGTCAGACGTTTGTGAGAAAGCTCACCGTAAGAAGATCATCATCTGCTGCGACGGCACCTGGCAATCATCTGTGTCTGGAGAGATTAACATCCCCTCCAACGTCACACGACTCGCCCGTTCCATGGCCCTGACAGGaaaggacgaggatggcAACACCTGTCAGCAGGTCGTCTACTACAGCGCTGGAGTCGGTACCGGCGCCGGTGTAGGCTTATTCGAGAGGGGGCGTCAAGCTGGCTTTGGTGACGGTCTCGACGCACGAGTTTTCGAGGCGTACAGCTTTATCGTCACGAACTACGCCCCTAACGACCAGATCTACTGCTTTGGCTTTTCCAGGGGTGCTTACACCGCCCGATCGGTAGCAGGTCTGATTAACGATATCGGCATCATCCAGCCGAGAGAATTGGACGACTTTCCGGACCTGTATGATCTCTACCGAAAGAGGACTGTCGACAGCTTCAACTTCCGCAAGTCCAAAGATTTTCGAGAATGGATAACAGGCGTGCGTGAACAGGGATTTGAGTATCTGGAGGACTCTCCTGACGTGGATGACCATTGGTTTAAGGTACCTCATAACCTTCCCCCGGAGTTTACCAGAATTGTTGAGGTCGTCGGGGTCTTCGACACTGTTGGCGCCTTGGGTGTCCCGGGTTGGGGGATCTTTGACTCCATCGACGAAATGGGAATCCCCGTCACAGCTTGGTACACGAAGATCTTCAACCAGGTCGTTCGGTTCGTTCCTTTTGCCGGCATTGACAGCCTTGGATTCCACAACACTTCCCTAAGCAGAT ACATCAAGCATGCATTTCACGCACTGTCACTTGATGAGCACCAACGGGCATTCACCCCGACCCTCTGGCGCCTCCCAGGCAACAATGACCAACGTCCGCAGCCCAGCGGCAAGCCGAGGACGGAGCTCGCGGAAGAGTTTAGGGTCCTTGTGCGAACAAAGCTTGGAAAGGCTTCGGAAAAGGAACTTTCTCAGGCTTGGGAAGCCCTGATTGAAAGCGAGATGGCCGAACAGTTGACGGAAAGCGACGAATCGAAGCTACTACAAGTTTGGTTCCCTGGCAGCCACATCAACATCGGTGGCGGCAATCCATTCATCCTTTGGGGCTTCCCGTACGACTGTGAAC AACTTGCCCTTCTCTCCTTCACATGGATGTGTGACCAAATCAGCAAGTTCGTTCGGATCGACGACGGACAAAAGAAAGACGGCGATAGCGAATGGCGACCATCGTTAAGTCTTGCCGATCGCGAAATTGCATCACGCCAAAAGCTGATTCACGGCGCCAAAATGAAAGAAAGCCTCTGGTGGAACCGGCTTCTGCAGCCAGTCCGAATAGGGATCAACCACACCTGGTTCTTCGAGTCGTCTTTGAAGGCGGTTCCCGACGATGCAGATGATGCCTGGGCTAACGGTCCTGTCATTGAGATTTTCGAACCCTTCATGAAATTTCTGCCCTTTCTGTCAAAGTACAGGACGCCGGGCGAATACAAAAAGGACAGTGCTGGGAACGATATTGGCCAGACAAACGAAGAAATGCATCCCTCCATCCACTACAGAGTGGCTAACCACCCCTCATACCGCCCAACGCCTCTTGAGGGCTTCTTGAGATGTAAAAACATACAGAAGcccggccggccttggtATGAGTGGAAGAAAGGAGATATCGTCATACCCGAATATGTCATCAAGGACACCGACTTTATTTCGCGTCGCCTAGCTGAGCGTTCCCGTGGAGGAAAGGAGTTTCTCGCGTCTCTTGATGGAATGAAATAG
- a CDS encoding Phosphoglycerate mutase, whose product MAASADPIHRYKFTILPEYFVNYYQVAEKSPGGKATTQPSLGLLDKPFEDATNDAGAKPWERFTAHVNRLNAESPEGVEYKVLYLTRHGLGFHNVQAAKRYWSHLDGDGVVTWLDAELVDTGIRQAKDLSAFWADATTTQKVPFPESFYTSPLRRCLETSRLVFGGLVEERGQEFRPLVKEGLRERMTDHTCDKRSPKEWIESAYPRYFIEPGFTEEDQLWKADRFETTEEHLARKRQVLNEIFSTDASQFVSLTVHSYAIAAILGVGGQEEFRVREGSTIALLVRGDRIDVSSG is encoded by the exons ATGGCCGCATCCGCCGACCCCATCCATCGCTACAAGTTTACGATCCTTCCTGAGTACTTTGTGAACTACTACCAGGTTGCGGAGAAGAGTCCTGGTGGGAAGGCAACGACTCAGCCGAGCCTGGGCCTCCTCGACAAACCCTTCGAAGATGCGACCAACGACGCAGGCGCCAAGCCATGGGAGCGGTTCACCGCCCACGTCAACAGACTCAACGCTGAGAGCCCGGAAGGCGTCGAGTACAAGGTCCTGTATCTGACAAGACATGGCCTGGGTTTCCATAACGTGCAGGCAGCTAAA AGGTACTGGTCAcatctcgacggcgacggtgttGTCACATGGCTCGACGCTGAGCTTGTCGACACAGGCATTCGCCAAGCAAAGGATTTGAGTGCATTTTGGGCGGACGCCACAACGACCCAGAAAGTGCCTTTCCCGGAGTCTTTCTACACGAGCCCTCTCCGTCGGTGCCTCGAGACGAGCAGGCTCGTGTTCGGCGGCTTGGTTGAGGAGAGGGGCCAGGAGTTCCGGCCTCTCGTCAAGGAGGGACTGAGAGAGCGTATGACGGATCACACTTGCGACAAGAGAAGCCCCAAGGAATGGATCGAGAGTGCCTATCCGAGATATTTCATCGAGCCAGGGTTCACCGAGGAAGACCAGCTATGGAAGGCCGACCGATTTGAGACGACCGAGGAGCACCTTGCCAGGAAGCGGCAGGTTCTGAATGAGATCTTCTCGACAGACGCAAGCCAGTTTGTTTCACTGACAGTTCACTCATACGCCATCGCAGCCATACTGGGTGTTGGTGGGCAGGAGGAGTTCAGAGTCAGAGAAGGGTCTACGATTGCTTTGTTGGTCCGTGGTGATAGAATAGACGTGTCATCTGGCTAG
- a CDS encoding putative Extracellular dioxygenase: METQTGIPLVLELQFINTRTCRPIGDLFVEIWHANASGVYSVVANIDNRNSLSTLQGNEEGSGERTMIGRIIDESWLRGVQQTGANRVVRFKTIMPGWYLGDSGNGTLASSFPANHSVQASHVGQTFFDSNLLDHVAAIHPYKSNPQWRNKNDEDAVLTQESNTSEPMVQYMMMGNGIEEGLLGWIVIGIGPEVNVRRAASWYGTWGRMWRKMWY; the protein is encoded by the exons ATGGAGACGCAGACCGGAATACCACTCGTGCTAGAGTTGCAGTTCATCAACACTCGAACATGCCGTCCAATTGGAGATCTGTTTGTGGAAATTTGGCACGCGAATGCAAGTGGAGTATACAGCGTGGTTGCGAACATCGATAACAGGAACAGCTTGAGCACTTTGCAAGGAAATGAGGAAGGTAGTGGAGAAAGGACGATGATAGGAAGGATTATAGACGAGAGCTGGCTGAGAGGAGTGCAACAGACAGGAGCCAATAGGGTGGTACGATTCAAGACGATCATGCCAGGATGGTATCTTG GAGACTCTGGAAATGGCACACTCGCCTCTTCATTCCCAGCTAACCACTCTGTCCAAGCCTCTCACGTTGGACAAACTTTCTTCGACAGCAACCTGCTTGATCATGTTGCTGCGATCCATCCGTATAAATCGAACCCTCAATGGCGGAACAAAAACGACGAGGATGCAGTGCTCACGCAGGAGAGCAATACTTCGGAGCCCATGGTGCAATATATGATGATGGGAAACGGGATCGAAGAGGGCCTACTTGGATGGATTGTCATTGGCATCGGCCCAGAAGTGAACGTCAGAAGAGCTGCGAGTTGGTACGGGACTTGGGGACGAATGTGGAGGAAGATGTGGTACTGA
- a CDS encoding Pectin lyase, which yields MRSALLSVALAAFAPLALAADAVKGSAEGFAMGTTGGGSAAPVYPSTTAQLVSYLTDSSARTIVLTKTFDFRGTEGTTSGTGCAPWGTGSACQTAINKDNWCTNYQPNAPKTSVKYDNAGLNPIKVASNKSLIGQGSKGVIIGKGLRITGGAKNIIIQNIKIENLNPQYVWGGDAITLDGSDLVWIDHVTTSKIGRQHIVLGNGASNRVTISNNEIDGSSTWSATCDGHHYWALYFTGSSDMVTLKGNYIHHTSGRAPKVAGNTLLHAVNNYWYSNTGHAFEADSGSKIVAEGNVFQNVKAAYQTGLSGKVFASPDTNTNAKCSSGLGHVCQLNAFGSSGSLAGSDTSILSSFSGKNVASAGTANDAKSATTSAGFGKI from the exons ATGAGATCTGCTCTTCTCTCCGTGGCCCTGGCGGCCTTCGCTCCTCTggctctcgccgccgatgccgtcaAGGGATCTGCCGAGGGCTTTGCCATGGGCACCACCGGTGGTggctccgccgcccccgtctACCCCTCGACCACCGCCCAGCTGGTCTCTTACCTGACCGACTCCTCGGCGAGAACCATCGTTCTCACCAAGACCTTTGACTTCCGTGGCACCGAAGGAACCACCTCCGGAACCGGCTGCGCCCCTTGGGGAACTGGCTCTGCTTGCCAGACCGCCATCAACAAGGACAACTGGTGCACCAACTACCAGCCCAATGCCCCCAAGACCAGCGTCAA GTACGACAACGCTGGCCTTAACCCCATCAAGGTTGCCTCCAACAAGTCCCTCATCGGTCAGGGCAGCAAGGGTGTCATCATCGGAAAGGGTCTCCGcatcaccggcggcgccaagaACATCATCATCCAGAACATCAAGATTGAGAACCTCAACCCCCAGTACGTCTGGGGTGGTGATGCCATCACCCTCGACGGCAGCGACCTCGTCTGGATTGACCACGTTACT ACCTCCAAGATCGGCCGCCAGCACATTGTCCTCGGCAACGGAGCCTCTAACCGCGTTACTATCTCTAACAACGAGATTGACGGTTCTTCTACCTGGTCCGCCACCTGCGACGGCCACCACTACTGGGCTCTCTACTTCACCGGCAGCAGCGACATGGTCACCTTGAAGGG TAACTACATCCACCACACCTCCGGCAGAGCCCCCAAGGTTGCTGGAAACACCCTCCTCCACGCTGTCAACAACTACTGGTACAGCAACACCGGCCACGCGTTCGAGGCCGACTCCGGCTCCAAgatcgtcgccgagggcaacGTCTTCCAGAACGTCAAGGCCGCCTACCAGACCGGCCTCTCCGGCAAGGTCTTCGCCTCCCCcgacaccaacaccaacgccaaGTGCTCCTCtggcctcggccacgtcTGCCAGCTCAACGCCTTCGGCTCCAGCGGCTCGCTCGCCGGCAGCGACACTTCCATCCTCTCCAGCTTCTCCGGCAAGAACGTCGCCTCCGCCGGCACTGCCAACGACGCCAAGTCCGCCACCACCAGTGCCGGATTCGGCAAGATCTAA